A single Rhinolophus ferrumequinum isolate MPI-CBG mRhiFer1 chromosome 12, mRhiFer1_v1.p, whole genome shotgun sequence DNA region contains:
- the PGAP4 gene encoding post-GPI attachment to proteins factor 4 codes for MSTSPSPAAMLLRRLRRLSWGSTAVQLFILTVVTFGLLAPLACHRLLHSYFYLRHWHLNQMSQEYLQQSLKEGEAALHYFEELPSANGSVPIVWQATPRPWLVITIVTVDRQPGFHYVLQVVSQFHRLLQQCGPQCEGHQLFLCNVERSVSHFDAKLLSKYVPVANRYEGTEDDYGDDPSTNSFEKEKQDYVYCLESSLQTYNPDYVLMVEDDAIPEEQIFPVLEHLLRARLSEPHLRDALYLKLYHPERLQHYINPEPMRILEWVGVGMVLGPLLTWIYMRFASRPGFSWPVMLFFSLYSMGLVELVGRHYFLELRRLSPSLYSVVPASQCCTPAMLFPAPAARRTLTYLSQVYCHQGFGKDMALYSLLRAKGERAYVVEPNLVKHIGLFSSLRYNFHPSLL; via the coding sequence ATGAGCACATCACCCTCTCCAGCTGCCATGCTGCTCCGGAGGCTGAGGCGGCTCTCCTGGGGCAGCACTGCTGTCCAGCTTTTCATCTTAACAGTGGTGACGTTCGGCCTACTGGCCCCCCTGGCCTGTCACCGGCTGCTTCACTCCTACTTCTATCTTCGCCATTGGCATCTCAACCAAATGAGCCAGGAGTACCTGCAACAGAGCTTAAAAGAGGGTGAAGCTGCCCTCCACTACTTTGAAGAGCTGCCCTCCGCCAACGGCTCAGTGCCCATCGTCTGGCAGGCCACCCCCCGCCCCTGGCTTGTCATCACCATCGTCACTGTGGACAGGCAACCCGGCTTCCACTACGTCTTGCAGGTGGTGTCCCAGTTCCACCGGCTTCTTCAACAGTGTGGCCCCCAGTGTGAGGGCCACCAGCTCTTCCTGTGCAACGTGGAACGCAGTGTGAGCCATTTCGATGCCAAGCTGCTGTCCAAGTACGTCCCTGTGGCCAACCGCTACGAGGGCACTGAGGATGATTACGGGGATGACCCCTCAACCAACTCGTTTGAAAAAGAGAAGCAGGACTACGTCTATTGCCTGGAGTCCTCCCTGCAGACCTACAACCCAGACTACGTCCTGATGGTGGAGGACGACGCCATTCCAGAAGAGCAGATCTTCCCAGTCTTGGAGCACCTTCTGCGGGCGCGGCTCTCCGAGCCGCACCTCAGAGATGCCCTCTATCTAAAGCTCTATCATCCCGAGAGGCTCCAGCACTACATCAACCCAGAGCCCATGCGGATCCTGGAGTGGGTCGGCGTGGGCATGGTGCTAGGGCCCTTACTAACCTGGATATACATGCGGTTTGCCAGCCGGCCGGGGTTTAGCTGGCCCGTCATGCTCTTCTTCTCCCTGTACAGCATGGGTCTGGTGGAACTGGTGGGCCGGCACTACTTCCTGGAGCTGCGGCGGCTGAGTCCCTCCCTGTACAGCGTGGTCCCTGCTTCTCAGTGCTGCACCCCAGCCATGCTCTTCCCTGCCCCTGCAGCCCGCCGGACCCTCACCTACCTGTCCCAGGTGTACTGCCACCAGGGCTTTGGCAAGGACATGGCACTGTACTCACTGTTGAGGGCCAAGGGGGAGCGGGCCTACGTGGTGGAGCCTAACCTTGTGAAACACATCGGGCTCTTCTCCAGCCTCCGGTACAACTTCCATCCCAGTCTGCTCTAG